In Desulfonatronum thiosulfatophilum, a genomic segment contains:
- a CDS encoding flavodoxin family protein: MILAVHSSPRKRGNLERMVIQAAQASGHEYELIRLADLSISPCAGCVKCAQSKRCVQDDDMRSLYPRFEQIDGLIMGGVNYNGRMNSLAHVFLERLFPLYHQEPVFRNMPAAIVAVGGEAPQKAAQDMAGYLKNIYFCNVIGAALFTSDTPPCFSCGLGPKCPVGIPALTWREKDFQSFTRVSKDIFLRFEDNPDVVLAARRLGETLAKAIAGEWSRPRSGGGFYLPSSG; this comes from the coding sequence GTGATCCTTGCCGTGCACTCCAGCCCACGAAAACGAGGCAATCTGGAAAGGATGGTCATTCAGGCCGCCCAGGCTTCAGGCCATGAGTATGAATTGATCCGGCTGGCCGATTTGTCAATTTCCCCCTGTGCCGGTTGCGTAAAGTGCGCTCAGAGCAAACGCTGCGTCCAGGATGACGACATGCGATCCCTCTACCCGCGATTTGAGCAAATTGACGGTCTCATCATGGGTGGGGTCAATTACAACGGACGTATGAACTCCCTGGCGCATGTATTTTTGGAGCGTCTGTTTCCGCTGTACCATCAGGAGCCGGTCTTCAGGAACATGCCGGCGGCGATCGTGGCGGTCGGAGGCGAGGCGCCGCAAAAGGCTGCTCAGGACATGGCCGGTTACTTAAAAAATATCTACTTCTGCAACGTGATCGGGGCGGCTCTTTTCACGTCCGATACGCCTCCTTGTTTTTCCTGCGGACTGGGACCGAAATGTCCGGTCGGCATTCCGGCCTTGACCTGGAGGGAAAAGGATTTTCAATCCTTTACGCGAGTAAGCAAGGATATTTTTTTGCGGTTCGAGGACAATCCGGATGTTGTTCTGGCCGCGCGTCGTCTCGGCGAAACTCTGGCCAAAGCCATTGCCGGGGAATGGAGCAGACCGCGTTCCGGCGGAGGTTTCTATTTGCCCTCTTCCGGCTAG
- a CDS encoding glycosyltransferase family 4 protein — protein MVLKGYPRISETFISNEIRLLEELGFRIHIFSMRRPRESFSHASVKQIRAPVTYLPESLFWGLGRLAKANVRLFRTDPQAFRRGLDLMRSRYFGAPKKHTWLKHFLQAGSLVLKMRTDSDAGRFAHVHAHFAHTPSSVALYAATMAGLPFSFTAHAKDIYTQGPGRLLEKMRRARFVITCTDFNRRHLEGLKANSDIQLPVRTPVHTVYHGIDLALFTAPRRSAHASAPYSILTVARLVEKKGLPTILKALALLKDKGLDFVHTLVGSGSDQRKVEVMIRDLGLGERVRLVGTITHDDVITLYGGADLFVLGCRQARNGDRDGIPNVVAEAMATGVPVAATDISGVPELVEHEKTGLLSPCDNPVALAANMERLLVDQSLRARIIPAARSKVEAVFDNRILARKLAEIYLHESGLKSRPESWRSAP, from the coding sequence ATGGTCCTGAAAGGTTATCCCCGCATTTCCGAGACCTTCATCTCCAATGAGATCCGGCTACTGGAGGAACTCGGCTTTCGGATCCATATTTTTTCCATGCGCCGGCCCAGGGAAAGCTTCAGCCACGCTTCGGTCAAGCAGATCCGGGCCCCTGTGACCTACCTGCCGGAAAGCCTGTTTTGGGGACTTGGCCGGCTGGCAAAGGCGAATGTCCGACTTTTTCGGACTGACCCTCAGGCCTTCCGCCGCGGCCTGGATCTGATGCGTTCACGGTACTTCGGAGCACCCAAGAAACACACATGGTTGAAGCATTTTCTGCAGGCGGGATCTCTTGTCCTTAAAATGCGGACTGATTCGGATGCGGGCAGGTTCGCGCATGTGCACGCCCATTTCGCGCATACGCCCAGTTCCGTGGCCCTGTACGCGGCCACCATGGCGGGTCTGCCCTTCAGCTTCACCGCCCATGCCAAGGACATCTACACCCAGGGCCCGGGCCGGCTTCTGGAAAAGATGCGCCGGGCTCGCTTCGTGATTACCTGCACGGATTTCAATCGACGGCATCTGGAAGGCCTGAAAGCGAATTCCGATATACAGCTGCCGGTAAGGACGCCGGTGCATACGGTCTATCACGGAATTGATCTTGCCCTGTTCACGGCCCCGCGCCGTTCTGCCCATGCGAGTGCTCCCTATTCCATACTTACGGTGGCTAGGCTTGTGGAGAAGAAGGGCTTGCCCACAATCCTCAAGGCGTTGGCCCTGCTCAAGGACAAGGGACTGGACTTCGTGCACACGCTGGTGGGCAGCGGCAGCGATCAACGCAAGGTTGAGGTGATGATCCGGGATCTGGGACTCGGCGAGAGGGTCCGTCTGGTCGGGACCATCACCCATGACGACGTGATCACGCTCTACGGTGGGGCCGATCTGTTCGTGCTGGGCTGCCGGCAAGCCCGCAACGGCGACCGGGACGGGATTCCCAACGTGGTGGCCGAAGCCATGGCCACGGGAGTACCCGTGGCTGCCACGGACATATCCGGAGTGCCGGAGCTTGTGGAGCATGAAAAGACCGGTTTGCTCTCGCCGTGCGACAACCCTGTCGCCCTGGCCGCGAACATGGAGCGGTTGCTCGTAGACCAGTCTCTGCGCGCCAGGATCATTCCCGCGGCCAGGTCCAAGGTCGAGGCGGTTTTCGATAACAGGATCCTGGCCCGGAAACTGGCTGAAATCTATCTACATGAATCCGGGTTGAAATCTCGACCTGAGTCATGGCGATCCGCCCCCTGA
- a CDS encoding radical SAM protein, whose product MMNAEQMPTAHVLGAMTGNRLASPNNLMWNMTRKCNFRCSYCYYPHDASPVTDVLPVEPVLKLLDENPVQYSEIGGVTDQRDRSWVVGLTGGEPLLYPGFIDICQALTRNHYIGLDSNLSISSRVRDFVEKIDPSRVSYVYASLHIEERERVKGVDSFISNVVLFLQKGFNIIVNCVLHPTLVDRFPEMLDYFARQGVSIVPRPFKGEHAGKRYPEAYGPEVRAIFAGHPQAGAKMVYNFKEVPCYGGMAFTRMEPDGTILRCSGDKTQLGNVRDSVHLHSRPLPCRVSKCPCRGLDWVVLSPEQQAFVEGLRLAVTGDRQAARGAWERCIALNPAMSNAWNNLGLLDWEDGNPDLAGKRFQKALDIHPGHDLYLRNLHLHKEFAPFLSNEVAPHGAGVRNSGIPTEYPP is encoded by the coding sequence ATGATGAATGCCGAACAGATGCCGACTGCTCATGTTTTGGGAGCGATGACCGGGAATCGGCTTGCAAGTCCCAACAACCTGATGTGGAACATGACCAGAAAGTGCAACTTTCGATGTTCCTACTGTTATTATCCGCATGATGCGTCGCCGGTGACGGACGTCTTGCCGGTTGAACCAGTTCTGAAGCTTCTGGACGAAAATCCAGTCCAATACTCAGAAATCGGCGGGGTCACCGACCAGCGCGACAGGTCGTGGGTGGTCGGCCTAACCGGCGGAGAGCCGCTGCTTTATCCCGGTTTCATCGACATCTGCCAAGCTTTGACTCGCAACCATTACATTGGCCTGGACTCCAACCTCAGCATTTCCTCCAGGGTCCGGGATTTTGTGGAAAAAATCGATCCGTCCCGTGTGTCTTATGTCTACGCCTCTCTGCACATCGAAGAGCGGGAGCGGGTCAAGGGCGTGGATTCCTTTATTTCCAATGTGGTTCTGTTCTTGCAAAAGGGATTTAACATTATCGTCAACTGCGTCCTGCATCCAACCCTGGTTGATCGTTTTCCGGAAATGCTGGACTACTTCGCTCGCCAAGGAGTGAGTATCGTCCCCAGGCCGTTCAAAGGGGAACATGCGGGAAAACGATATCCGGAAGCCTACGGCCCCGAAGTGCGGGCCATTTTCGCCGGACATCCCCAGGCCGGTGCGAAAATGGTCTACAACTTCAAGGAAGTGCCGTGCTACGGTGGCATGGCCTTCACCAGAATGGAGCCGGATGGGACGATCCTGCGTTGCTCCGGGGACAAGACACAGTTGGGCAATGTCCGGGATTCGGTTCACCTGCACAGTAGGCCGTTGCCGTGCCGGGTAAGCAAGTGTCCGTGCAGGGGGCTGGACTGGGTGGTGCTTTCACCGGAGCAGCAGGCTTTCGTGGAAGGACTGCGACTGGCCGTGACCGGTGACCGTCAGGCGGCCCGGGGAGCCTGGGAAAGATGCATTGCCCTGAACCCGGCCATGTCCAACGCCTGGAACAATCTCGGTCTGTTGGACTGGGAGGATGGCAACCCGGACTTGGCCGGGAAACGTTTTCAGAAGGCCCTGGACATTCACCCCGGACATGACCTGTACCTTCGGAACTTGCATTTGCATAAAGAATTTGCGCCCTTTCTGAGCAACGAAGTCGCCCCGCACGGTGCGGGTGTGCGAAATTCGGGAATACCAACAGAATATCCACCGTAA
- a CDS encoding TVP38/TMEM64 family protein, which produces MQSKNLLKSVLILVVVALIGAFFLFDLGQYLSLDYIKDSQHRFQALYADKTFTVIAVYMAVYILATSLSLPGAAVLTLAGGALFGLLVGTVVVSFASTIGATLACLASRFVLRDWVQRRFGQRLATVNEGVEREGSFYLFTLRLVPIFPFWIINLVMGLTRMKLRTFFWVSQVGMLPGTLVYVNAGRELGRIESMGDILSPGLILSFVLLGIFPLATKKIMAWYRSRKDMPERS; this is translated from the coding sequence ATGCAGTCGAAAAATTTGCTGAAGAGCGTTTTAATACTGGTCGTGGTTGCCTTGATTGGAGCGTTTTTCCTCTTTGACCTGGGGCAGTACCTTTCCCTGGACTACATCAAGGACTCTCAGCATCGCTTCCAGGCTCTGTACGCGGACAAGACGTTTACGGTCATCGCCGTGTACATGGCCGTGTACATTCTGGCCACCTCTCTGTCGTTGCCCGGAGCCGCTGTTCTGACCCTGGCCGGGGGAGCATTGTTCGGGCTGCTGGTGGGGACGGTGGTGGTATCCTTTGCAAGCACCATCGGGGCCACCCTGGCCTGCCTGGCCTCTCGCTTCGTGCTGCGGGACTGGGTGCAGCGTCGATTCGGACAGCGTCTGGCTACGGTCAACGAGGGCGTCGAGCGGGAAGGTTCCTTCTATCTGTTCACGCTCCGCCTGGTGCCGATTTTTCCGTTCTGGATAATCAACCTGGTCATGGGCCTGACCCGGATGAAACTGCGCACCTTCTTCTGGGTCTCCCAGGTCGGCATGCTGCCCGGCACTCTCGTCTACGTGAACGCCGGCCGGGAACTGGGCCGGATCGAGTCCATGGGCGACATCCTCTCGCCGGGACTGATTCTCTCGTTTGTCCTGCTGGGCATCTTTCCCCTGGCCACCAAAAAGATCATGGCCTGGTACAGGTCCAGAAAGGACATGCCGGAACGCAGCTGA
- a CDS encoding glycoside hydrolase family 15 protein: MAYQPIDNYALIGNMRTSALVGVNGSIDWLCFPHFDSPSIFAAILDDEQGGFFQISPSVADGVTTKQLYWPETNVLVTRFFTTKGVAELVDFMPVVRGEGDERQHRVVRRLTMVRGNMDFSLECRPAFDYARSQGEVVITGRGVIFRGPGLHMALSGQPPFTSLEAGDGHAAPGAASAFHLEENESLTFVLHQIPEDAGCSPAVPDQESEELFRSTVNFWRKWIGKSTYKGRWREMVHRSALTLKMLTFDPTGAIVAAPTAGLPEDVGGERNWDYRYTWIRDAAFTLYALQRIGFTEEAGCFMHWIEARTREPNPDGSLQIMYGIDGRHDLTETTLDHLKGYRGSRPVRVGNGACNQLQLDIYGELMDSVYLYNKHGAPISHDFWVQLRKLINWVVDNWQREDKGIWEMRGGSRHFTYSKLMCWVALDRGLRLAEKRSFPADRERWLAARDAVYEEIMTQGWNQDRGAFVQSYGSDALDASNLLMPLTFFVAPMDKRMLSTLDEILKPPQQGGLVSNSLTHRYNVNTSGDGLAGEEATFNICSFWLVEALTRAGRTDPKRLEDARLMFERMLGYANHVGLYSEETGPCGEALGNFPQAFTHLALISAAVNLDKELE, translated from the coding sequence ATGGCCTATCAGCCTATCGACAATTACGCCCTGATCGGGAACATGCGTACCTCGGCTTTGGTCGGGGTCAACGGCTCCATCGACTGGCTCTGTTTCCCCCATTTCGATTCGCCGAGCATTTTTGCCGCCATCCTGGACGACGAGCAAGGCGGTTTTTTCCAGATCTCGCCGAGCGTCGCGGATGGAGTGACCACGAAACAGCTCTACTGGCCGGAAACCAATGTTCTGGTGACACGGTTCTTTACGACAAAAGGCGTTGCCGAACTGGTGGATTTCATGCCCGTTGTTCGTGGTGAGGGTGATGAGCGTCAACATCGTGTCGTTCGTCGGTTAACCATGGTTCGCGGAAATATGGACTTCAGTCTGGAATGTCGGCCTGCCTTTGATTACGCCCGATCACAAGGCGAAGTGGTCATCACGGGTCGAGGGGTGATCTTCCGCGGCCCAGGACTGCATATGGCCCTGAGCGGCCAACCGCCCTTCACGTCGCTTGAAGCCGGTGACGGACATGCCGCACCGGGAGCGGCGAGCGCGTTTCATCTCGAGGAAAACGAAAGTCTGACCTTTGTTCTGCATCAGATTCCGGAGGACGCCGGTTGCAGTCCGGCTGTTCCAGACCAGGAGTCCGAGGAACTTTTCCGGAGCACGGTGAACTTCTGGCGAAAATGGATCGGCAAGTCCACTTACAAGGGAAGGTGGCGGGAAATGGTCCACCGTTCCGCATTGACCCTGAAAATGCTGACCTTCGATCCCACCGGGGCCATCGTGGCCGCGCCGACCGCCGGGCTGCCGGAGGACGTGGGCGGGGAGCGAAACTGGGACTACCGCTACACTTGGATCCGCGACGCGGCCTTCACCCTCTACGCCCTGCAACGCATCGGCTTTACCGAGGAGGCCGGGTGCTTCATGCACTGGATCGAGGCCCGCACCCGCGAGCCCAATCCGGACGGCTCCCTGCAGATTATGTACGGCATCGACGGCCGGCACGACTTGACCGAGACAACCCTGGATCATCTCAAGGGATATCGCGGCTCCCGGCCGGTGCGCGTGGGCAACGGGGCCTGCAATCAGCTGCAGCTGGACATCTACGGCGAGCTGATGGACTCGGTGTACTTGTACAACAAGCATGGCGCGCCGATTTCTCATGACTTCTGGGTCCAGCTACGCAAGCTGATCAACTGGGTCGTGGACAACTGGCAACGCGAAGACAAGGGGATCTGGGAGATGCGCGGCGGCAGCCGCCATTTCACCTATTCCAAACTGATGTGCTGGGTTGCTTTGGACAGGGGCTTGCGCCTGGCGGAGAAACGTTCGTTTCCCGCTGACCGGGAGCGCTGGCTGGCTGCGCGGGATGCCGTTTACGAGGAGATTATGACCCAGGGCTGGAACCAGGATCGTGGGGCCTTTGTGCAATCCTATGGCAGCGATGCCCTGGATGCGTCCAATCTGCTCATGCCGTTGACGTTTTTTGTCGCTCCCATGGACAAGCGGATGCTCTCCACCCTGGACGAAATCCTGAAGCCCCCGCAACAAGGCGGGCTGGTTTCCAACAGTCTGACCCATCGTTACAACGTGAACACATCCGGTGACGGACTGGCCGGCGAGGAAGCAACTTTCAACATCTGCAGCTTCTGGCTTGTGGAGGCGTTGACCCGGGCCGGACGCACGGACCCGAAACGCCTGGAAGACGCGCGGTTGATGTTCGAGCGCATGCTCGGGTACGCCAACCACGTGGGCCTTTATTCCGAGGAAACCGGTCCCTGCGGCGAAGCCCTGGGCAACTTCCCACAAGCCTTCACCCACCTGGCCCTGATCAGCGCGGCCGTGAACCTGGACAAGGAACTTGAATAA
- a CDS encoding dihydrolipoyl dehydrogenase family protein: MPKYDYDIAVIGAGAAGLTVAAGASQAGAKTLLVEQEPNLGGDCLHYGCVPSKTLIRTSHVYHQMKNAARYGLPDMDVPAVDFRRVRERIQRVIATIQPHDSPERFCGLGVQVKFGRAVFLDDHQVLIETNDGKAERVSSKTWVVATGSSAAVPPLEGLDATPYLTNREIFSLDALPSSLAILGGGPIAVELAQAFARLGSRVEVIQRSGQILSKEDEDMAGLVQTILEREGVRFHLNTELLRVRDLGHEREIFFRTGNGEESSVKAAALLVALGRKATVHGLGLSGVRVEHDHKGIKVDARLRTSQKHIFACGDVTGAYQFTHAAGYEGGVVVANAVFHLPRKADYTWMPACTYTDPEFASLGLNEKQARQQGLEYTLWTEEFAENDRSLAEEEREGRIKLLLDRKNKPLGVQIVGPRAGELLSEWVAVVNGKVKLSTMAGAVHPYPTLAEINKRVAGRHLSEKIFSDGVKKTLKFFFGFKGRACGNETGKTMEKTK; this comes from the coding sequence ATGCCGAAATACGACTATGACATCGCCGTGATCGGCGCGGGCGCGGCGGGATTGACGGTTGCCGCGGGGGCTTCCCAGGCCGGGGCGAAAACATTGCTTGTGGAGCAGGAGCCGAACCTGGGGGGAGACTGCCTGCACTACGGCTGCGTGCCCAGCAAGACCCTGATCAGGACCTCGCATGTCTATCACCAGATGAAGAACGCCGCACGGTACGGGTTGCCGGACATGGACGTTCCGGCGGTGGATTTTCGTCGGGTCCGGGAGCGCATCCAACGCGTCATCGCCACGATCCAGCCCCATGATTCGCCGGAGCGATTCTGCGGACTTGGCGTTCAGGTGAAGTTCGGTCGGGCCGTGTTTCTGGACGACCATCAGGTGCTCATCGAGACAAATGACGGCAAAGCAGAAAGAGTCTCGTCCAAGACTTGGGTTGTCGCTACAGGTTCTTCAGCAGCGGTGCCGCCGTTGGAGGGGCTTGATGCAACGCCCTACCTGACGAACCGGGAGATTTTCTCTCTGGATGCCTTGCCGTCCTCCCTGGCGATCCTCGGCGGGGGACCCATTGCCGTGGAGCTGGCTCAGGCCTTCGCCCGCCTTGGTTCCAGGGTGGAGGTGATCCAGCGCAGCGGCCAGATCCTCTCCAAGGAGGACGAGGACATGGCCGGACTGGTCCAGACCATTCTGGAGCGGGAGGGCGTGCGGTTTCATCTGAATACTGAATTGCTGCGGGTTCGGGATCTGGGTCATGAGCGGGAGATTTTTTTCAGGACCGGGAACGGGGAAGAGTCGTCGGTCAAGGCCGCGGCCCTGTTGGTGGCCCTGGGCCGCAAGGCGACGGTTCACGGGCTTGGCCTGAGCGGCGTGCGTGTGGAGCATGACCACAAGGGCATCAAGGTCGATGCGCGGCTGCGGACCTCGCAAAAGCACATCTTTGCCTGCGGCGACGTCACCGGAGCCTACCAATTCACCCACGCCGCCGGTTACGAAGGCGGGGTGGTGGTGGCCAACGCCGTCTTCCACCTGCCGCGCAAGGCTGATTACACCTGGATGCCGGCCTGCACCTACACTGACCCGGAATTTGCAAGCCTGGGGCTGAACGAGAAACAGGCCCGGCAGCAGGGTTTGGAGTATACGCTCTGGACCGAGGAATTCGCCGAGAACGACCGCAGCCTGGCCGAGGAGGAACGGGAGGGACGGATCAAGCTGCTGTTAGACAGAAAGAACAAACCCCTGGGCGTGCAGATCGTCGGTCCGCGGGCCGGAGAGCTGCTGTCCGAATGGGTGGCCGTGGTCAACGGCAAGGTCAAACTGTCAACCATGGCCGGAGCCGTGCACCCCTATCCCACCCTGGCCGAAATCAACAAACGCGTCGCTGGCAGGCACCTGAGCGAAAAGATTTTCTCGGACGGCGTGAAGAAGACGCTGAAGTTCTTTTTCGGGTTCAAGGGCCGGGCTTGCGGGAATGAGACGGGAAAGACAATGGAAAAGACAAAATGA
- a CDS encoding glycosyltransferase family protein → MSETTFNILMYSHDTYGLGHIRRTMAIAAALQENGVNVLILTGSPIAGRYSFPTGIDFVRMPGMIKQTNTIYLPHSIRVDPRHAIHIRRSIIEATAKAFDPHIFIVDKVPLGLKGEISSTLEWFKRKRPRSRVILGLRDILDDAQSTRSEWAEKGYNDILDKLYDEIWIYGRQDLYDPIAEYAIPRNIAAKTTFVGYIPRLTPSCLNGSGNGSRPPGRKQQVLVTIGGGGDGYAVLDNWLTMLEKWPNPPFSTQMITGPFLSGERRDQLAERAKRQGVRFAGFCKSLEKKIACSDLVVSMGGYNTVCEILSLNKPSLLIPRNNPRMEQQIRAMVMSQRGLVEYIPWDAMTPELLRQKTEVLLDHPQSYIDAVTAFSMTGLEKMRGRVAEFRGA, encoded by the coding sequence ATGAGCGAGACCACATTCAACATCCTGATGTACTCCCACGACACCTACGGTCTGGGTCACATTCGCCGCACCATGGCCATTGCCGCCGCCCTGCAGGAAAACGGCGTCAATGTGCTCATCCTGACCGGTTCCCCCATAGCCGGCCGGTATTCCTTCCCAACGGGCATCGATTTCGTTCGCATGCCCGGAATGATCAAGCAGACCAATACCATTTACCTGCCCCATTCCATTCGCGTCGATCCCCGCCACGCCATTCATATCCGCCGTTCCATCATCGAGGCCACGGCCAAGGCCTTTGATCCGCACATCTTCATTGTGGACAAGGTTCCTCTGGGTCTGAAAGGAGAGATATCGTCCACCTTGGAGTGGTTTAAAAGGAAGCGTCCCCGGTCCAGGGTAATCCTCGGATTGCGGGACATTCTGGACGATGCGCAATCCACGCGGTCCGAATGGGCGGAAAAAGGCTATAACGATATTCTGGACAAATTGTACGACGAGATCTGGATCTACGGTCGGCAGGATCTCTACGATCCCATCGCCGAATATGCCATCCCCCGGAACATCGCGGCCAAGACGACCTTTGTGGGCTACATTCCACGTTTGACGCCGTCCTGCCTGAATGGGTCTGGGAATGGCAGCCGGCCTCCGGGCCGCAAGCAACAGGTGCTTGTCACCATCGGGGGCGGCGGTGACGGGTATGCTGTTCTGGATAACTGGCTGACCATGCTGGAAAAATGGCCGAATCCTCCTTTTTCGACCCAGATGATCACCGGTCCGTTCCTCTCGGGCGAGAGGCGTGACCAGCTCGCGGAACGGGCGAAGCGTCAGGGAGTGCGTTTCGCCGGCTTCTGCAAAAGCCTTGAAAAGAAGATCGCCTGCTCGGATTTGGTCGTGTCCATGGGTGGTTACAATACGGTCTGCGAGATCTTGTCCCTCAACAAGCCGTCGCTGTTGATCCCGAGAAACAACCCGCGCATGGAACAGCAGATCAGGGCCATGGTCATGAGCCAGCGCGGTCTTGTGGAGTATATCCCCTGGGATGCCATGACTCCGGAATTGCTGCGCCAAAAGACCGAAGTGCTGCTGGATCACCCGCAGAGCTATATTGACGCTGTGACGGCCTTTTCCATGACCGGGCTGGAGAAGATGCGCGGCCGAGTGGCGGAATTCCGTGGAGCATAG
- a CDS encoding peroxiredoxin family protein produces MFCRQQLADFQASFAAFQSEGISILAASVDSLDKANEIMEKAGVTYPVAYGLNTEEVSNTIGAYFEPEKKFLHAAGFIIAPDRKVSLGCYSNGAIGRLTAKDSLALIRYFKKSG; encoded by the coding sequence ATGTTCTGCCGTCAGCAGTTGGCTGACTTTCAGGCATCCTTCGCGGCATTTCAATCCGAAGGGATTTCAATCCTAGCAGCGTCGGTGGATTCCTTGGACAAGGCCAATGAGATCATGGAGAAAGCAGGAGTTACGTATCCCGTGGCCTACGGTCTGAACACGGAGGAGGTTTCCAATACTATCGGCGCTTACTTCGAACCCGAGAAGAAGTTCCTGCATGCGGCCGGCTTTATCATCGCTCCGGATAGGAAGGTCTCCTTGGGCTGTTACAGCAATGGCGCCATCGGCCGGCTGACCGCGAAGGACTCGCTGGCCCTGATCAGGTATTTCAAGAAATCCGGGTAA